A single Mangrovimonas sp. YM274 DNA region contains:
- a CDS encoding NifU family protein produces the protein MTTEELKLNVEKALAEIRPFLESDGGNISLVSIEGDKLVKVQLEGACVGCSVNQMTLKSGVEMTIKKYAPQIEQVINVEA, from the coding sequence ATGACAACAGAAGAATTAAAATTAAATGTAGAAAAGGCGCTAGCTGAAATCCGTCCCTTTTTGGAAAGTGACGGAGGAAACATTTCCCTGGTTTCAATTGAAGGCGATAAATTGGTTAAAGTGCAGTTGGAAGGAGCCTGTGTTGGATGCAGTGTTAATCAAATGACATTAAAATCCGGTGTGGAAATGACCATTAAAAAATATGCGCCTCAAATTGAACAAGTCATCAATGTAGAGGCATAA
- a CDS encoding NAD(P)/FAD-dependent oxidoreductase: MIKTDILIIGAGPTGLFTVFEAGLLKLKCHLIDALPQPGGQCSEIYPKKPIYDIPAYPEILAGDLTEKLLEQGKQFEPGFTLGERAETIEKLEDGSFIVTTNKGTKHHAPVVAIAGGLGSFEPRKPLIHNIANFEDKGVEYMIKDPEVYRNKRVVIAGGGDSALDWSIFLSDVASEVTLIHRRNEFRGALDSVEKVQELKNKGKINLITPAEVVGILGDDHVAGVVVTKADHIPTEFEIECDHFIPLFGLSPKLGPIADWGLEIEKNAIKVDNSLDYQTNIPGIFAIGDVNTYPGKLKLILCGFHEATLMCQAAYQIINPGKRYVLKYTTVSGIDGFDGTRKEAPKAVVKSID; this comes from the coding sequence ATGATTAAAACAGATATTCTTATTATTGGCGCTGGGCCAACAGGACTTTTTACGGTATTCGAAGCAGGATTATTAAAATTAAAATGTCACTTGATAGATGCCTTACCACAACCTGGAGGACAGTGTTCCGAAATATATCCTAAAAAACCTATTTACGATATTCCTGCCTATCCAGAGATTCTGGCTGGTGATTTAACCGAAAAACTTTTGGAGCAAGGCAAACAGTTTGAACCAGGCTTTACCTTGGGAGAGCGTGCTGAAACCATTGAAAAATTGGAGGACGGTAGTTTTATTGTGACCACCAACAAAGGAACAAAGCACCATGCGCCAGTGGTTGCCATTGCAGGAGGTTTGGGAAGTTTTGAACCAAGAAAGCCTTTAATACACAACATTGCAAACTTCGAGGATAAAGGCGTAGAATATATGATTAAGGATCCTGAAGTGTATCGCAACAAGAGAGTGGTCATTGCAGGTGGAGGAGATTCGGCGTTGGACTGGAGTATCTTTTTAAGCGATGTCGCTTCAGAAGTCACTCTAATCCATAGACGAAATGAGTTTAGGGGGGCCTTAGATTCTGTTGAGAAAGTTCAGGAACTGAAGAATAAAGGGAAGATCAATTTAATTACTCCAGCAGAAGTTGTTGGTATTTTGGGAGATGATCATGTAGCAGGTGTTGTAGTCACCAAAGCAGATCATATCCCTACAGAATTTGAGATAGAATGTGACCATTTCATTCCTCTTTTTGGTTTGTCACCTAAATTAGGGCCGATTGCCGATTGGGGATTGGAAATTGAAAAAAATGCCATTAAAGTGGATAATTCTCTGGATTACCAAACCAATATTCCCGGTATTTTTGCTATTGGAGATGTCAATACGTACCCAGGAAAGTTGAAATTGATTTTGTGTGGTTTTCATGAGGCGACTTTAATGTGTCAGGCAGCATATCAAATTATCAATCCAGGGAAACGCTATGTGTTGAAGTATACAACCGTAAGCGGTATTGATGGGTTTGATGGCACTAGAAAAGAAGCGCCAAAGGCAGTTGTTAAATCAATCGACTAA
- a CDS encoding 2Fe-2S iron-sulfur cluster-binding protein, translating into MSQDINITIIDREGVSHEVEAPTDMAMNLMEVVRSYELAPEGTIGVCGGMAMCASCQCYVLSEHELPEMQDEEEAMLAEAFYVKDSSRLGCQIQMTQELEGLKVELAPES; encoded by the coding sequence ATGAGTCAAGATATCAATATTACAATTATAGATCGAGAAGGGGTGTCTCACGAAGTTGAGGCACCTACTGATATGGCCATGAACCTTATGGAGGTGGTGAGAAGTTATGAATTGGCTCCAGAGGGCACGATAGGTGTTTGTGGAGGAATGGCTATGTGTGCTTCTTGCCAATGCTATGTGCTTTCCGAGCATGAATTGCCAGAAATGCAAGATGAGGAAGAGGCTATGTTAGCCGAAGCTTTCTACGTAAAGGATAGTAGTAGATTGGGGTGCCAAATTCAGATGACCCAAGAGTTGGAAGGTCTGAAGGTGGAATTGGCGCCTGAATCCTAA
- a CDS encoding metallophosphoesterase: MSSKSRLDRAYKNAKVIPFDDKSKFIILSDCHRGDNSFADDFANNRNIYLHALQQYFNKGFHYCELGDGDDLWENLNYGNILQAHKNVYRQIQRYFNQDRLTMLWGNHDMVYKNPEFVKKQLYSYFDKRTGTHKPLFPGIAIHEAIVLKHSITGQELFLTHGHQADWWNYVCWKWSRFLVRILWKPLNVMGIADPTSPAINYKELIKVERRIKNWIQENNNLITIIGHTHRPRFPSPEEIPFFNDGSCVHPRCITGIEIENGEISLIKWETSTTDDGTLKIVRDMLEGPQKLSSYHQQFK; encoded by the coding sequence ATGTCTTCGAAATCTAGATTAGATAGAGCCTATAAAAATGCAAAGGTCATTCCGTTTGACGACAAGAGTAAATTCATAATTTTAAGTGATTGTCATCGGGGAGACAATAGTTTTGCAGATGATTTTGCCAACAATAGAAACATCTACCTTCATGCGTTACAGCAGTATTTTAACAAAGGGTTCCACTATTGTGAATTGGGTGATGGGGATGATTTATGGGAAAACCTGAATTACGGCAATATTCTTCAGGCCCACAAAAATGTATATCGCCAAATACAACGCTATTTCAATCAGGACCGACTAACGATGTTATGGGGCAACCATGATATGGTGTATAAAAACCCTGAATTTGTCAAAAAGCAGCTTTATAGTTATTTCGACAAGCGTACGGGCACTCACAAACCACTCTTCCCAGGCATTGCCATACACGAAGCCATTGTTCTAAAACATTCCATTACTGGCCAAGAGTTGTTTTTAACACACGGCCATCAAGCGGATTGGTGGAATTATGTATGTTGGAAATGGAGTCGGTTTTTGGTTAGGATTCTCTGGAAACCTCTCAATGTAATGGGCATTGCCGACCCTACAAGTCCAGCCATAAATTACAAGGAACTTATCAAAGTTGAACGCCGGATCAAGAATTGGATTCAGGAGAACAACAATTTAATAACCATTATAGGACATACCCATCGTCCAAGGTTCCCTTCTCCTGAAGAAATTCCCTTTTTTAATGATGGGAGCTGCGTCCATCCCAGATGCATCACTGGTATTGAAATTGAAAATGGAGAAATCTCGCTTATTAAATGGGAAACTTCCACCACAGATGATGGCACCCTAAAAATTGTAAGAGACATGCTCGAAGGTCCTCAAAAACTCTCTAGTTACCACCAACAGTTTAAATGA
- a CDS encoding acyl-CoA dehydrogenase family protein, which yields MKPDLFEAPDYFQLDELLTEEHKLVRDAAREWVKRDVSPIIEDYAQRAEFPTQIINGLAEIGAFGPYIPEEYGGAGLDQISYGLIMQEIERGDSGVRSTASVQSSLVMYPIWKYGSEEQRQKYLPKLASGEWMGCFGLTEPDHGSNPGGMVTNFKDMGDHYLLNGAKMWISNAPFAQVAVVWAKNEEGRIHGLIVERGMEGFSTPETHNKWSLRASATGELIFDNVKVPKENLLPGKSGLGAPLGCLDSARFGIAWGAIGAAMDCYDTALRYSKERIQFGKPIGQFQLQQKKLAEMITEITKAQLLTWRLGVLRNEGKATSAQISMAKRNNVDMAINIAREARQMLGGMGITGEYSIMRHSMNLESVITYEGTHDIHLLITGLDITGLNAFK from the coding sequence ATGAAACCAGATTTATTTGAAGCACCAGACTATTTTCAACTCGATGAATTGCTAACCGAAGAGCACAAATTGGTTCGAGATGCCGCCCGTGAATGGGTAAAACGTGATGTATCTCCAATTATCGAGGACTATGCACAACGCGCAGAATTCCCAACACAAATCATCAACGGATTGGCAGAAATAGGCGCCTTTGGCCCATACATCCCTGAAGAATATGGTGGTGCTGGACTGGATCAAATTTCTTATGGTTTGATCATGCAAGAAATTGAAAGAGGAGATTCTGGCGTGCGCAGTACAGCATCTGTACAATCATCCTTGGTAATGTATCCCATTTGGAAATACGGTTCTGAGGAGCAACGCCAAAAGTACTTGCCAAAATTGGCCAGTGGGGAATGGATGGGCTGCTTCGGATTGACTGAGCCCGATCACGGAAGTAACCCAGGTGGCATGGTGACCAACTTTAAGGATATGGGAGACCACTATCTATTGAATGGTGCCAAAATGTGGATTTCAAATGCTCCTTTCGCACAGGTTGCGGTTGTATGGGCCAAAAATGAAGAAGGACGCATCCACGGGCTAATTGTAGAACGCGGCATGGAAGGTTTTTCTACACCTGAAACCCACAACAAATGGTCTTTAAGAGCATCGGCCACGGGAGAGCTCATATTTGATAACGTAAAGGTTCCAAAAGAAAATCTTCTACCTGGAAAATCTGGTTTGGGAGCACCTCTAGGATGTTTGGATTCTGCTAGATTTGGTATTGCCTGGGGTGCTATTGGTGCGGCTATGGACTGCTATGATACTGCTTTGAGATATAGTAAGGAGCGTATCCAATTTGGAAAACCTATTGGGCAATTTCAATTACAACAAAAGAAATTAGCGGAAATGATTACCGAAATTACCAAAGCCCAATTATTGACCTGGCGTCTTGGCGTATTGAGAAATGAAGGCAAAGCAACTTCTGCTCAAATCTCAATGGCTAAGAGAAATAATGTGGACATGGCTATTAATATTGCCCGTGAAGCACGCCAAATGTTAGGAGGTATGGGAATTACGGGAGAATACAGTATTATGCGTCATTCCATGAATTTGGAAAGTGTAATTACCTACGAAGGCACCCACGATATCCACTTACTCATTACCGGTTTAGACATTACGGGTCTCAATGCCTTCAAATAA
- a CDS encoding tRNA1(Val) (adenine(37)-N6)-methyltransferase, which produces MNKPFAFKQFTVEQDQCAMKIGTDSVLLGAWASVEANPFSVLDIGAGTGVLALMLAQRCNAELIDALEIDDDAYEQCVYNFENSPWGDRLFCYHASLQEFVEEIEDKYDLIISNPPFYADAYKTDNTQRDLARFEDAMPFGHLLQSASHLLAQNGIFCVIIPYSETDNFIGLAKALQLYPNKILQVKGTPDTDIKRSLIQFSFNETEVDTKELIIETARHQYTKDYIALTQDFYLKM; this is translated from the coding sequence ATGAACAAACCCTTTGCATTTAAGCAATTTACTGTTGAACAGGACCAATGTGCCATGAAAATTGGTACAGACAGCGTGCTTTTGGGCGCATGGGCCTCAGTAGAAGCCAACCCTTTTTCTGTTTTGGATATTGGTGCTGGAACTGGTGTTTTGGCCCTTATGTTGGCGCAGCGTTGTAATGCCGAACTCATCGATGCTTTAGAAATTGATGATGATGCCTACGAACAGTGCGTCTACAATTTTGAAAACTCTCCTTGGGGTGACCGTTTGTTCTGTTACCATGCCTCACTGCAAGAATTTGTAGAGGAAATAGAAGACAAATACGATTTGATCATTTCCAACCCGCCTTTTTATGCTGATGCTTACAAAACAGACAATACACAACGTGACTTGGCTCGTTTTGAAGACGCCATGCCTTTTGGTCATCTATTGCAAAGTGCATCACATTTGTTGGCTCAAAATGGCATATTTTGCGTCATCATTCCTTATTCTGAAACGGATAACTTCATTGGATTAGCAAAAGCATTGCAATTGTATCCCAATAAAATTCTACAGGTAAAAGGCACCCCAGATACTGACATCAAGCGCAGCCTTATTCAATTCTCATTCAATGAAACAGAAGTAGACACCAAAGAACTTATCATTGAAACAGCCCGTCACCAATACACCAAAGATTACATAGCCCTTACCCAAGATTTTTATCTGAAAATGTAA
- the rimM gene encoding ribosome maturation factor RimM (Essential for efficient processing of 16S rRNA), translating to MQKKDCFYLGKIVKKYSFKGEVLAKLDTDEPELYDHLESVFVELRNNLVPFFIESSQLHKSDLLRLKFEEVDTEQDADSIMKCDLYLPLEFLPKLEGNKFYFHEVIGFSIEDTRFGPIGTIKAINDSTAQALFEIDRDGIEILIPMNDEFIKEVNRNTKTIVVETPEGLIDLYLE from the coding sequence ATGCAAAAAAAAGATTGCTTCTATCTAGGTAAGATTGTTAAAAAATATAGTTTCAAAGGCGAAGTATTGGCGAAATTAGATACCGACGAACCGGAACTATACGACCATCTAGAATCGGTTTTTGTAGAACTGCGCAACAACTTGGTTCCATTTTTTATAGAATCCTCTCAGTTGCACAAATCAGATTTGCTTCGCCTTAAATTTGAAGAAGTGGACACCGAACAGGATGCCGACAGCATTATGAAATGTGATCTATACCTGCCCCTGGAATTTTTACCTAAATTAGAAGGCAACAAATTCTACTTCCACGAAGTTATTGGGTTTAGTATCGAGGACACCAGGTTTGGGCCTATAGGAACCATTAAAGCGATTAATGACAGTACAGCGCAAGCACTTTTTGAAATAGACCGAGATGGTATTGAAATCTTGATTCCTATGAATGATGAATTCATAAAGGAAGTTAATAGAAACACCAAAACCATTGTGGTGGAAACACCAGAAGGCCTCATCGATTTGTACCTGGAATAA
- a CDS encoding 30S ribosomal protein S16, which translates to MSVKIRLQRHGKKGKPFYWIVAADARAKRDGKFLEKLGTYNPTSNPATIDLDVDGAVKWLQNGAQPTDTARAILSYKGALLKNHLAGGVRKGALTEEQAEAKFNAWLEEKSGKVDAKKDTLAKADADAKAKALEAEKAVNDARAAAAAEAEAEAKAAEEAANAETAEEETAANEEE; encoded by the coding sequence ATGTCAGTTAAAATCAGATTACAAAGACACGGTAAAAAAGGAAAACCTTTTTACTGGATCGTTGCAGCAGATGCAAGAGCAAAAAGAGATGGTAAATTCTTAGAAAAATTAGGAACTTACAATCCAACTTCTAACCCAGCTACTATTGATTTGGATGTTGATGGTGCTGTAAAATGGCTTCAGAATGGTGCGCAACCTACTGATACGGCTAGAGCTATTTTGTCTTACAAAGGAGCTTTACTTAAAAACCATTTAGCTGGTGGAGTAAGAAAGGGAGCTTTAACAGAAGAGCAAGCTGAAGCTAAATTCAATGCTTGGTTGGAAGAGAAAAGCGGAAAAGTAGATGCTAAGAAGGATACTTTAGCAAAAGCTGATGCAGATGCTAAGGCAAAAGCATTGGAAGCGGAAAAAGCTGTAAACGACGCTAGAGCGGCTGCGGCTGCTGAAGCTGAGGCAGAAGCTAAAGCTGCTGAAGAAGCTGCAAACGCTGAAACAGCAGAAGAAGAAACTGCTGCTAACGAAGAGGAATAA